The Coffea arabica cultivar ET-39 chromosome 2c, Coffea Arabica ET-39 HiFi, whole genome shotgun sequence genome includes the window AATCCACAATCCCAGTCGAAGAAGAAGCATCCCCCAGAAAGTGAACAATAGCTGTAACAACAGCCAAGCTAAGTCCCCATATATGCTTTGCCTTTTCACTTCTGTCATATTCATATGAGAGGCTCCTCTCACCACAAATGACAGAGGAATGCTGATCATCAGATAACTTGGCTAATAGCCCTCTTAGGGATGCAAAGAAACCAGCATTAACAAGCATCATAGCACCTTCTCTCACGCGGCTAAGGGTCAAGAGGAACTGCAAAATCACTGGAATTGTTGCAACTGAAGTTTCATCTTCAAGTTTCTGAACAACAGAATGCAACTGTAAATGTTTTTCAACAATAGGAATCCAAGTAGCTGATGTTGAAAAACCTCTCAGTACGACATCTATCGTAGAGAGGGAGAGCTTATAATGATCAGCAGATTGAGTACAGTGGCAAATAATGGGTAATAACCCTAAAATTAGAGTAGATGCCTCAGCAGCTTCAACAACAGAGTCTGTTGCACTCCCAGCAGCCAAATGTGTTTTCAGCCAGCTCAAGTTGACTGAAAAGAGAACCAACATAAGTAAAAGCTTCATTGCTTCTCCCAGACTAGTATCTAATGGCCTTAAGCTACTCAACACTTTAAGGCCCAGCCCTGAGGCTTTTAAGACAAGAATACATGAGTGAAGAGATAGGTTTTCGCCTATGGATTTGATCAGATGCAGCAGTAATTCCGCTTGAGCCAGAAGGATATCAAGCACATCTTGAATGACATCTAGATCTGGAGCTAATGATTCTATAGTGGCATGCAGACACTGACATGCATGGTTGATGCATGACAAGGTAAGTTGCTCAGGGATTGTTCCAGCTAGTGCGCCTCCAATCTCACCTGACTGCATGAGCAGGTAAAACATGTCAAATACACATAAACAttgtataaaacatgaaaaaatGGATATTCATATAAAACATTCAGAAATCTATTCTGAAAACTCTGGCTCGAAAATTATGACCactaaacaactaaaatgtAAAGGCAGAAAAAGGTTTATGCATGGTAtcttaatttaaataaaaagcCAGAAACTTCTGGTGTTTTACTTGCATAATCAAGGAATAAAATATGTCAAAAGTAGAGACAATTATTGTCCACGTTTTGCTCATATCAGAATTTCTGGATCATGAAAATGTGAGAACACAGAAGCATTAAACAGCAATTGATTCTTCTGCAAGTAGATGCTACATCTTAATACAAGAGCAAAACACAGAATTCAATGAAATAGCTATTCTTCAGGCTTATGTGACATTTGGCATGATTGAGAAGTCCAGGAATAGAAATATAATTGGAAACTCACGTCATCACCATCCAAGGACAACATGGTTACTAATGCTTTGAGAGCAGAAAGCTTGGAATTTTTGAGCAACACCATCTTATTAACATTATCCAAGCAGTTCAACATTTTTTCTGCAACTGATTTAGATGCTTTCCACTCTGGAAGAAGGTCCCACAGATCCAATCCCATATCAGATTGCAGACGAGACAAGTCATATAGGTTAACATCCTTTACATGCAATTGAAGGTCCTCATTGCACTTGCATAGATATGTTTGCAAAAATATTGACTGTAACAGATACTGCAACATTTCTTTGAAGGACCTGTCATTAATTGGTCGACCTTCAAGCTCTCCATGCAGATGGTAGAAGAGATCACTAAGTATCAAACGTTGCAAGTCTTTTCCTAGActggcaaccaaaaaaaaaaaaagcaaatatcAGTTGCATCAgtaaaccccaaaaaaaaaaggcctttCTGAAACAAGGACAAACAATTCTACATTCTCATGCAAGCATAGAATAAAACCACCATGAAGAGAAAAATATCAGATTAGACTGCTGACTTGATTGACAAGAAGTGCATGCATAAATATCTATATATGTCACTGGTATAACCAAAATGATAGTGGTTACCAGCAACAGATTCAAACCTGGCAGTTGCATCAATCAAAAGTGTCTACAAGATTAAATAATGACAGATACTAATAATTTTACCTGTAACCATGTTGTGTGTATCGAGTCAACAATTCGGAGAAGGCTGGCAAATTTACCAACTGCAGATAATACCGACAAGTGAATCATAAATGATGTCACAAGTTCAGCCACAGCACTAAAtgacaaaaggaaaaagagacaGCATAATTGATGTAACCTCAAGAAGCAAACACCTCAAAATTCTATTGTATATGGTCTATTAAGGGATAATACCTTtctcgacaaaacaagaagtTTTTCAATGAGAGACACTGACAAACTTCCCATCTCACCATCTTTGAGTTTCAGCATGGAATGTACAGAAAACAGGCTAGCAGAAACCTGTAAAGCCATTTATCAGTTAACATGCAACTTCTTATAAGGAGTACAACAAATGAAGCAACTCATCAGAACATGCATCTATCATATGCTGAAAACATCACGAAACAAACGAATTCCATGATTCAGAAACATATTGACTTAGTCAATTTAAACACCAAAGCAAGTTTATAATAACGTGTATATCCAGACACACAGCAGAAAAAGTTCCTGCCATATCCAAGCACAATTCGTACTTTCCCCTTTTCAATATCCATCCACCTAGACCCCAACAAGTTGCCTAATTGGCACCAAGAAAGAAGCCTGCTAGCAGTCTTTGGCCACATTAaataaagaaacaagaaaaaggtCTTAGGGCCTACAGTTGAGCAAGCGATAAAGTTACCAACAAAAAAGGCCCTTGGAACGCTAAAACATTCTGTAGATACTGCCGATTTATATTGTCTGTTTAACGGTTAATCACCTCCAATGAATAACTTGGGAAAAACTATACTGATCCTAGTTGGCTATGTCAAGAAAAAGAACAACTTCCCACTCAAAAGCAGGGTCTCACCTTTGCATGCAAGTGCATTTCAAAGTCATAGGTACACGAGGCATATGACTTTATCAGGTCACCCAACAGCGAGCTTTTGAACCAGGTTGAAAGCAAATTCTTCAAACCACATATACTTCCATCTTTGGCTAATCTGGAACCATCTACCTTGTCCACTTGATCTTTTGATAGTTCAGAAGTTGTTTTCAAAGCTAACTCGCTGTGTAAAAGCTTCTTATGCAGGAAAATTTCATAAGCAATTATTTCTAATAAATCAGATTGACAGTAATAACTGTATACTAAGTTTTGAAGCTCCTTGTCTGTGAGGTTTTCCGATGGATTGTCTGGCTTATGAGGGATGAGCATGACAGAATCAGAAAGTTGTTTCCAGAAGTTCTCTGAGTTCTTCAGCTGCTCTAAGAAATTTGTGAACTGCGGAGCGCCTTGCCACAATGCCTTCAGGAAGTTCAGAACATTCGACAGCATATTGGGTTTACTGAAAGTAGAAATTATCAGGTCATTTTTTTGTTGCATTTCTTAGATAACCTAAAATGGTCATTCAAGATGAATATTTCTTACAGTAGATTACCACGATAGACATACCCCTTCATAAGCTCATCAGATTTCCTGACACACTGAAGAATTGCATCTAAAAAGTTTTTGCCATTTGACTCCAGCCTATGATTAGCTTCATTCGGATGCTTCTCACTAAGGACATCACTTAACTGGGAATTTGAATTTTCCTTCGAAGTAATAACAGCAGCAAGAAATGCAGGCTGGACATTGAAAGCCACTGACTCAGAACCAAGAAGTAAAACTAATAGAAAGCAGAGTAAGATGACTTGTTGAAGTCAATAAATAGCACCAGACTGGTCCTTTAATTATAACTTCGGGTTAATGAATAACATCAGACTTCTCATTTCATTAATAATTCAGGTTGAAACAACAAAAATCAGCTAAACTTGAGGAAATTTGGCAATATCACGAACTCTCAGAACAGTTTAAATGTTTTTCTAACCAATGAGGTCTGAGGCATAAATCACAACAGAAacctttaataaaaattatcaGTTAtctccacacacacacacacaaaaaaaaggagCAGCGAAACCATACTAACCAATTTAAACTAATAAgataatagaaaagaaaaaaaagtttctcAAGATACTAATATATCCCAAGAACAAGAGCTAAAATTAAAAATGCACTCTTCAAATAACCACGATCAATTCCATGATGGAAATATTACTCCAAAACCAGTGGCTGAAAGAGTGCAGTTGCAACCATGTTTTGTTATCAAAAGAATAAGCCCAATGTAATGACCTGATAACATGCAGCCGAAGTAAGCAATCTAAAAGTAGCAATGACGAGTTCCTCATTCCATGGTGACTGCCCACTCAAGATGTGACAAATAGAACTCCTGAACTCGCATATCTGCCCGATTATATTAGCGGATTAGAATGCAATAGATAACCCAACTAGCTATCAATGAGATAACATAAGAATCCACCATTAAGCATAACTGGAAACCTGTTTATCATCCAGACCAAGACATGCATTGCCAAATGCAGATGACCTTGAAGAATCCCCTGTGATAAATAACAAGGAAAGCAGCCTTGCAGCACTAACCTGTATGTTCTGCATGAACAGTGAATTTCATCAATAACATCTATACACAAACTTGCTAATCCAATAACAGCAAAGCAGGTGAATCACACTACTTAATTTGAGTACCAATTCAATTACTCtacaccaaaaaatgaatttaaataacTCCAAAAACCAGTAATATTACAGAAGGCAACCTAATGCTTCACAAGAACAAAAGTCATATAAATTTATGTGCCTATTAGTTCAAGAGAAGGCTATATGCAAATACTTCGCATAACATAGATTCAaccttttattttctatttctgattttttaATCCTTACTAAATACAATGGGTTAATAGCCCATAACAATATTATTGCCAAAACTGTTGTTTTACCCATGtcaaaacaaattaattaaaacatatGCCATACCCAAGCTTAAAATCAGGTTAACGGGTAGTAAAGTTGTATTCAGCATGATTATTGCAAATGACAACATCCAACTTGTCTTTAGGAGCTGATATTGGAAGCATAAAATGTGACACCACCAGCAATGCACTGATGCATGCCAGCATAAACCTGTTTTTTCCAAACGCACCACACAAAATTGCATTACAGCATTTAGAAAAGGCACCGGTGATGACTTCAAAATGCCCCACAAAAGTAAAAAATGCAACGAGGTCAAGACGATGTGATGCCTAAGGCATTACATTGAGTTTAATCTGCAAATAGGCTAACTCTGATGTTCAACAAGGTTCTGGAAATACCCTCTATAGAGAATAGCCTAAGTTGAGCTACTGCACATAAATTATAAATCGAAACTTATATATCTTCTTTGTATCAAAATGTATCCATAGAGATGCTTCTTGAAGTTTATGCCATTTTTAGATCTAATTTCAGCCCATGCCAATGTAGAATAGATCTCTAGGGTCAAGTTATAAAAGTGCAATAATCTGCATgtccaaaacaaaaattatatgGAAAGAAAATTCTGTCCATAATTCAAAAAGTGTGAATCCCGGGAGATTAGAAGAGAATCATAAATTAGATATATTCaacataaacataaaatcatacaAAAGTTTGGAAGGATGACATCAAAGATACTGCTGCAGTTACGACAGGAACTGGTTTTGTCAATGGCGATAAAATTGCTTGATGAAATAGCGAAAGATTGGTGACATCCTGTAAAACAGCAAAGCAAGTCATAACTTCGTAACTAGAAAAGTCTTACACATACATGtacaaagaaatttaaaaaaaatccaaaatttaaatttgcacTATATCAAAAATATTATACAGTCAATAAGAGTATGGATTGCTGAACAGGCCTGAATAAAGATGATTggaaaacggaaaagaaaaaaaatgaatggattCACAACAGGATGCAAGCCCAGGTTGCCTGTGTGTCTTACAAAGAAGGAAAGGGGGGGGGGAGTCAAAGAGAGATGCTATCATATCATAAATCATAAGCCAAAATCTCTCATCCCTAACATCAGAACATGAAGCAATGAACCAAAACAAGATAGTATGTGAGGGTGACAAGCAAGCCCAAtccattttgttttccttcccTCTGTACTTTAACCACTTCTATACCTTGGGTCACCCTAAAGACCCAGCTGTCCCTATTAATAATTGTCTCAGTTTTGATCCATCCATATAACTTTCACTTCCCCCATCAAGAAATCAAGGATAAAAACACATCACATCACATCACATCATTCAAAAACAACTTGACTTGTATCAAAATCTCTCTCCATGTGCACACACATCTGTGTTTCACACTCTCTCACTGATACAACCAAAAAATCCGGTCTAAGAATACATCACAACACTCTCACAACAATGGACAATACATCACAACTAAGAACAGGGTACCTTATTTTCCTAGCTAAACTACTGCATTCCATGTGACTGCTAATCACTAGATAACTTTTGCAATAAAGCATTTCATGACATAAATAGATAGTTGCCATAGTTATTTCAATTACAATTACTTGGAGTATTTTATAGCCACTATACATTCtaaaagaaaacaacatatcACAAGGAAATTGCTGCCTCATTTTGCCTTGTACCGAAATCCAAAAGCTTACATCATATTTAGTAAACACTTTTCCACTtagcaattctttccttttcaataCCCATGGGAAAACCTTCAAAACAAGGGCAGATTgaagaaaaatcaaagaaatcctcacttcactcctTGTTTGCTAAACAATTTTTTTCCATATTAACAGGGTAATATATAATGGAAAACATCCCTAGACATGCCAGTCAAACTAATGCAAGCAAATTGTGTGTAAACTATGTTCCAGTCTAATCAGTCTAATTTCATAAGTTCCTATTCACATAAATCATTTCAAACTCTCAACATCTAAGTCATAATCCTCTTTATCATCTCTCTACCTCCCTCCCTTCTTCCCCCCCAGAGAAGCAAAGCTACCATTCGATTCACCTTTTTTAGAATTCAAGGGCCCATTTAAGCAATCAAATTGTTTATTAAAAAGTCTACAGACACAAAGTTTGATTACCAAGGAAACAAAGACATTATTGAAAAATCACCAAGTCCAAGCAACAAAAGAACCAGGGCATGCAACTACTACATTCCTTAACGATATGCAAATGGTGGTTGAATGTTGTCATTCCCAAGCACACCTCAGACAGAAGAGAGAGCATGTTAAAAAGAATATCCAATCCAGAGGATATGGCCAGCTTTAATCCTTCAACATCAATAAGATCATAAAGGCGGCTGATATAAAGTTTCTGCAGGTGAAATAATCAAAAGTTTATAATGgaaacagtaagtaaaagatCAAAGACATAACACCTCTCTCTGAAGCAAGGAAGAAAGGCAGCAAGGCTTACCTCTAAACCCTGCGTAGTCGTACAAACTATTTGGAAGAGTGCATTGTGAATGGAAGAATCAGAAAGTAAAATATTGTGGATAACCACACCAAGTTGCTTGCTGGATGAAATggataaaaggcattttttaaCAACTTCAAGCACCTAAACAAACAACAATGTATAATAATTCATCTTAGAATTCTTAAGCATTATAGCAATTTGTAAAtgacaaagaaacaaaaacataTGTACATAAGTATCTGTACAAGGAGAGGCAAAGATAACAAAAAAGGATACTCCAGGGAAGACAAGGTAGAAATTAAGCTCAACATGAATTCAACAAGCAATGAaaattataatatgtatattttgcCAAAAATAGATGGCAGTTGATCAGGTGTGAGATTCAGCTTTCCTGATGCAATACTTTCCTTATCaagattaacaaataaaatgaGATTGGAGCTTAAACTGTTATTTGCATATGAAGTGCCAAAGACGCAACGACACCATTGAAACTAACAAGTCAATGTAAACTAAAGTATACTTGTATGACTGATTTGTGCATTCTCCTGAATAAGACATAAATTCTTGATCTCATCCTAAGAACAGGACGCAACCAAGATATGAATTGGCAttcccaaaaaacaaaaaatgaaaccaAACCAAAGTTGCCAAGCCTAAGAGTTACAATTAAATTTGACTCCAAAAAGAATCTCCATTAGCAGTCCTATAAGATCTTGTCAGCCTCAATTTAGTTCCATAAGTAATTGTTTCTTGTAAAAGCAAAAGCAATACCTTCAGTGTCACCTTCCAGCGAGTATGCTTCATCTTATAGGTCCAAATATCATGATTGATAAGAACATACTGAAGGGAGAAAACAACAAGTGCAAGCACAACATCACTTTCAAATCCTGTTTCGACCAGCTGAATGGTGAAATCCAACACTGGAAAGTAACCAACCATGTCAAAGAATGCAAGAGATAAGTACTACAAATCAAACATTATGAGATAATCAGCAAAAATACATGTTAACAAGTACATTGAGTCCGAAATACAGAACAAACAACAACTATAATTTTGGAAGCCCCAAGGCAATGCAGAAGATAAATGAAggctttttgaaaaaaatttgttattgCTATATTTTGACACTTAAATGCAGTTGAAGAGCCTCTAGGACAAGAAGGAAGCATAGTAAGCTGCAGTAGCAACCATGACACTCGCATGGAGCAAAACCAATAGGATTCTGTGGCCCCATTTTAAGATAACTTCACATTTGCAGTTTCAAACAGCCTTCCCCATAAAAAATCCAAGATGAAATTTCAGTACAAATGGTTCGCAAATGGTGACATCAGAAAAGTCATAATGTGTCATTATATTATAAATCCTCCCAGATAGAATATCtttagaagaaaaagattgataaTTGAAAATATACAAGTCAGGAGCGTAAATAATGCATTAAAGCGCAAAATCAATAAAGACAAGGTATCAGCTTAAGACATACTAAAAGCACATGGACCAAATTATACAACATAGCATGAAAACTTGGAAGAAGTTTAGAATATGACTAGCCTGAAAGAGTCAATGAACAATCATTCTGCTCACAGTCAATCAAAAGCATTTTGGCAAGCTTTCCAGAAAGCAACCATGGTTCACTGGAACATCAAAAAGAAAGGTAAATCAAAGTAATATGTTTACAGTCAATCATGAATCACGATCACACTGATCATTCATGAAAATTGGAGCTACGAGATTTCCTCAACAGAACAACCTTCTTTTTCCCCAGCCACCCATCCGCATCAAGGTACAAGGAAAAATTCACATGCCAGCATATGCACACAAAAAGGTGCAGAGGAGGACAAAACTCCTCCGAATGATCAACAGAGAAAAATCCAAGCAAGCTTGAATCAAAATAACTTGTTCACATCCaacaaaatatatttaaatcaaGACCTTCAACTAAGCAAaaaaacatttacaaacaaaaatAGCTTAATAGAATGTTGCTAGCAGAGAATATAGCTGTTCACACTTGATTCACTATAGTCACACACTAAAACAATTTATTAGACTTTTTGTGGTAAATCAATTTCAGTTAGCCCTTCAGTCTATTTGATTGTGCAGAAATAAGCAAAATCAACAATtcgagttttcatttttcaGCCTCTCAAAGAGTAATTTCTAATTTTAAGTTCAAACCTCTTCTCTAATAGAAAACTTAAACTTCATAGCAAGAGCATAGCATTTTGGGGCAAAGAAAGCTTGATGGTGGTGTTCCCCCTAAAAAAGGAATACAAATGGTGTCTAGCCACCTAAGAAGTGCAGCCATTGTTTCATCATAGTTAAGGAGTCAATAAGGCATCCAGAACCAGTATTTTTACTTTAAAACAAGCCGAAATGGAAACTGGCACTGTCCCTGGGGGAAAGTAGCATTGAACATAAGGTGTTGCAGAAGAAataagatgaaaaagaaaaaggaaagaggaCAGAAGTAGAGTGATGTAAAGAAAACATTTAATGCCACATGACTCTTTAAGAAAGCATTTGGAACCTGGAATTTTATTTAGAAAGAGGTACATCTCAACCAAAATGAATTCATCACATTTTCTCTCAATGTTAAAATATTTGAAcacaaaattatttcaaatgtaGCACCAAATTAAATGATTTCTAGAGTCAAATTCAAAAAGTGACCTGCTTTAAATGTTATTGTCTTTTATGCAGATTAATTCACGTTACAGATACAAATGAGAaagaggctttttttttttcatatttactTTTGGGACTAATGAATTATTATGCAAAATTCACCTAGATAACCCACTGGATATAGTATGAAAAGGATTCGTCCTCGAGGCAACATCAAAAATATTTGCCTTGGCTGTCATTGTGGCAACACAATATGGAGAGCTGCAAGAAAACATTGGAGGAGAAGCATTAAAACAAGAAGTTGACAAAATAGAGAAATCAACAGCATCTTTGAATGACTCAACAACACTTGTTACCCTTTACCTTCCATTACTATTTTACATATATTCAAGGTGCATTGCAAATCCAAAGAATGGTGGTTGACTGAACATTGAACAAAGCTACTGTGGTATTGAAAACTTAAGGGAAAGCCTATGAATTTGAGTAAACCAGAAAGGCATGTGCCAAAAATACTAGAGAGAATGACATCTTGTAACTGCGGATCTCATAATCGAATTCAAGAATTTCGCAATGACGAGAAGACCAGGATCCTCCCCCATTTCAAAGAACTATCCTCTCGGAATTAACAAAATTCAAGGGAGACTTTCTGAAAatataaatgtacttttgtttccAAAAGAATTAAATCCAAGCCCattgacaagaaaataaaaaaaaaacaagtacaATTTTACAGCAATTAACTGGTAAAAGAACATCAATAAGAAAAAGACcacaggaaaaaaaatttcttatgagcaATTCCATTGGCATGACATTTATTAATGAAAAAGAAGCCAAAGGGAGTAAGTATCATCACCATTTTAACATCTTTGCCAAGATATTAATACTCATTGACATAAGTGCAGCTCCATAGCAAGTCGGAGGTAGATTCTTCACCAAAGTACATAGCATCTCAACCACATTAAGACTGCATTAAGAGCAAAGGAATCCTTGTCAAAGACAAACAAGGAGTGCTACTAAGAAACAGATCACAGTTAACAAACTAGCATAGAGAAACATTGAAGTGCAGTTGAATACCACTCATAATGCTCTTGCTGCTCTTCCAATGGCGTTGGTTCACACGAGGGCTTGCCACTAAGCACAAGAGCATTGCATACAGACTACATATCCAGACATTTATAGTAAGAGTCAAATAGGAAAAGTAGATTAAACAACTTATACTAATCAGATACGTGCACTAAACCATTTACAGCGCAAGTTGATGTATCACAGTGTCCCGAATCATAGATGGAAAAGCGAACAACAAAGGCACCTAAAAGGAATGCAGGTCGATAAAGTGCTTACAGCATTTTTTGCTGATGAAAAAAAGGACTAAGAAAACAGGAGAAGGCAACAACAAGATACCAAGATCTGGAAATAACTGTAAGAAAATCATAGATGAACTAACCTCTGATTTAAAAGCTTAAATTGTTAGAGaggaaataaattatttttgaaatcttGCTACCTCCTATTTGCAAGCTAAAGTTTCACTGGCCAAGCACATGAAAGCATTAGAGTAAAGGATGGGAAGGAATGAACTGAAAAACACCAGGCCATCAAAATTTATAAGTCACCTCGTCTAAGAAAGCATTCTTGCATGCCCAAGACTGAAGACAGAGAGACTGCAAACAATAAGGATTGCCCCAGAACC containing:
- the LOC113731170 gene encoding uncharacterized protein isoform X5 — protein: MLVTILQGAISGSFNFAKLAISAEAARLIYYAKVQLLLILIETLDLENLLQMIHDEIPFRQDSVDFSLDDIQEIDAIVSGIDVSQTREAGPLILAWAVFLCLISSLPPKEDNNVLMEMDHVNYVRQAIEAASLSYFVQILDSDIWKELDGPVAGYRSVLRTFISAFVASYEINLQLEDNNLRLILDILCKIYRGEESLCNQFWDRDSFVDGPIRCLLCNLEGEFPVRTVEFLRLLSALSEGAWPAECVYNFLEKSVGLSSLFEISSDSLVDGTSKTVETHLPLRVPGVEGLIIPNGTRGQVIRMIDRNVALVRWEYAQSGVVVLLYHMAQELFIQNSEEVLVILDLLSRLVTFSLSVCNALVLSGKPSCEPTPLEEQQEHYECLNVVEMLCTLVKNLPPTCYGAALMSMSINILAKMLKCSPYCVATMTAKANIFDVASRTNPFHTISSGLSSEPWLLSGKLAKMLLIDCEQNDCSLTFPVLDFTIQLVETGFESDVVLALVVFSLQYVLINHDIWTYKMKHTRWKVTLKVLEVVKKCLLSISSSKQLGVVIHNILLSDSSIHNALFQIVCTTTQGLEKLYISRLYDLIDVEGLKLAISSGLDILFNMLSLLSEDVTNLSLFHQAILSPLTKPVPVVTAAVSLMSSFQTFNIQVSAARLLSLLFITGDSSRSSAFGNACLGLDDKQICEFRSSICHILSGQSPWNEELVIATFRLLTSAACYQPAFLAAVITSKENSNSQLSDVLSEKHPNEANHRLESNGKNFLDAILQCVRKSDELMKGKPNMLSNVLNFLKALWQGAPQFTNFLEQLKNSENFWKQLSDSVMLIPHKPDNPSENLTDKELQNLVYSYYCQSDLLEIIAYEIFLHKKLLHSELALKTTSELSKDQVDKVDGSRLAKDGSICGLKNLLSTWFKSSLLGDLIKSYASCTYDFEMHLHAKVSASLFSVHSMLKLKDGEMGSLSVSLIEKLLVLSRKLVNLPAFSELLTRYTQHGYSLGKDLQRLILSDLFYHLHGELEGRPINDRSFKEMLQYLLQSIFLQTYLCKCNEDLQLHVKDVNLYDLSRLQSDMGLDLWDLLPEWKASKSVAEKMLNCLDNVNKMVLLKNSKLSALKALVTMLSLDGDDSGEIGGALAGTIPEQLTLSCINHACQCLHATIESLAPDLDVIQDVLDILLAQAELLLHLIKSIGENLSLHSCILVLKASGLGLKVLSSLRPLDTSLGEAMKLLLMLVLFSVNLSWLKTHLAAGSATDSVVEAAEASTLILGLLPIICHCTQSADHYKLSLSTIDVVLRGFSTSATWIPIVEKHLQLHSVVQKLEDETSVATIPVILQFLLTLSRVREGAMMLVNAGFFASLRGLLAKLSDDQHSSVICGERSLSYEYDRSEKAKHIWGLSLAVVTAIVHFLGDASSSTGIVDYVMAHLLVEKAFLISYYLSVPDFPSEDHDKKRARSLNRHTTLSTLKETEQTLMLICVLARYRNSWNKAMKEMDSQLREKCIHLLAFISRGNQQLGELPRRVAPLICHPVLKEEFEWYKKPSFVNSRNGWFVLTPLGCGLDPKFSSMSLRTTSVVSKDQLDDIEFPASQTYFSDITAIQIYKVTFLLLKFLCIQAEGAAKRAEEVGFVDLSHFPELPMPDILHGLQDQGIIILTELCEANKSTLVTPAMQDICLLLLQITVMALHLELCVIQICGIRPVLGRAEDFLKNFRLFIRVSEGQAFLKQTVKSLKQIVSFVYPELQAQAFS
- the LOC113731170 gene encoding uncharacterized protein isoform X6 — its product is MIHDEIPFRQDSVDFSLDDIQEIDAIVSGIDVSQTREAGPLILAWAVFLCLISSLPPKEDNNVLMEMDHVNYVRQAIEAASLSYFVQILDSDIWKELDGPVAGYRSVLRTFISAFVASYEINLQLEDNNLRLILDILCKIYRGEESLCNQFWDRDSFVDGPIRCLLCNLEGEFPVRTVEFLRLLSALSEGAWPAECVYNFLEKSVGLSSLFEISSDSLVDGTSKTVETHLPLRVPGVEGLIIPNGTRGQVIRMIDRNVALVRWEYAQSGVVVLLYHMAQELFIQNSEEVLVILDLLSRLVTFSLSVCNALVLSGKPSCEPTPLEEQQEHYECLNVVEMLCTLVKNLPPTCYGAALMSMSINILAKMLKCSPYCVATMTAKANIFDVASRTNPFHTISSGLSSEPWLLSGKLAKMLLIDCEQNDCSLTFPVLDFTIQLVETGFESDVVLALVVFSLQYVLINHDIWTYKMKHTRWKVTLKVLEVVKKCLLSISSSKQLGVVIHNILLSDSSIHNALFQIVCTTTQGLEKLYISRLYDLIDVEGLKLAISSGLDILFNMLSLLSEDVTNLSLFHQAILSPLTKPVPVVTAAVSLMSSFQTFNIQVSAARLLSLLFITGDSSRSSAFGNACLGLDDKQICEFRSSICHILSGQSPWNEELVIATFRLLTSAACYQPAFLAAVITSKENSNSQLSDVLSEKHPNEANHRLESNGKNFLDAILQCVRKSDELMKGKPNMLSNVLNFLKALWQGAPQFTNFLEQLKNSENFWKQLSDSVMLIPHKPDNPSENLTDKELQNLVYSYYCQSDLLEIIAYEIFLHKKLLHSELALKTTSELSKDQVDKVDGSRLAKDGSICGLKNLLSTWFKSSLLGDLIKSYASCTYDFEMHLHAKVSASLFSVHSMLKLKDGEMGSLSVSLIEKLLVLSRKLVNLPAFSELLTRYTQHGYSLGKDLQRLILSDLFYHLHGELEGRPINDRSFKEMLQYLLQSIFLQTYLCKCNEDLQLHVKDVNLYDLSRLQSDMGLDLWDLLPEWKASKSVAEKMLNCLDNVNKMVLLKNSKLSALKALVTMLSLDGDDSGEIGGALAGTIPEQLTLSCINHACQCLHATIESLAPDLDVIQDVLDILLAQAELLLHLIKSIGENLSLHSCILVLKASGLGLKVLSSLRPLDTSLGEAMKLLLMLVLFSVNLSWLKTHLAAGSATDSVVEAAEASTLILGLLPIICHCTQSADHYKLSLSTIDVVLRGFSTSATWIPIVEKHLQLHSVVQKLEDETSVATIPVILQFLLTLSRVREGAMMLVNAGFFASLRGLLAKLSDDQHSSVICGERSLSYEYDRSEKAKHIWGLSLAVVTAIVHFLGDASSSTGIVDYVMAHLLVEKAFLISYYLSVPDFPSEDHDKKRARSLNRHTTLSTLKETEQTLMLICVLARYRNSWNKAMKEMDSQLREKCIHLLAFISRGNQQLGELPRRVAPLICHPVLKEEFEWYKKPSFVNSRNGWFVLTPLGCGLDPKFSSMSLRTTSVVSKDQLDDIEFPASQTYFSDITAIQIYKVTFLLLKFLCIQAEGAAKRAEEVGFVDLSHFPELPMPDILHGLQDQGIIILTELCEANKSTLVTPAMQDICLLLLQITVMALHLELCVIQICGIRPVLGRAEDFLKNFRLFIRVSEGQAFLKQTVKSLKQIVSFVYPELQAQAFS